The following are encoded together in the Thunnus thynnus chromosome 15, fThuThy2.1, whole genome shotgun sequence genome:
- the hoxa5a gene encoding homeobox protein Hox-A5a isoform X2, with protein MSSYFVNSFCGRYPNGADFQLHNYGDHSTANEQYRDSTAMHSSRYGYGYNGMDLTVGRPGTGHFVGNERTPGYSPSHSAATTPSVEPVRYTQSANSTGTTSLSPPPDPLPCSSVASSSPVTESQTQHRAVKNSITTPCSSSNGGTLLLSRDCVSKASPLQEEKPAGSAPTTPQNVTDSTQPQIYPWMRKLHISHDLAGPEGKRARTAYTRYQTLELEKEFHFNRYLTRRRRIEIAHALCLSERQIKIWFQNRRMKWKKDNKLKSMSMAAAGGGGYRP; from the exons ATGAGCTCCTATTTTGTGAACTCATTCTGCGGTCGCTATCCCAATGGCGCGGACTTCCAGTTACATAATTATGGAGACCATAGTACGGCAAACGAGCAATATAGAGACTCAACAGCCATGCATTCCAGCAGGTACGGGTATGGCTACAACGGGATGGACCTAACAGTCGGGCGGCCCGGTACCGGACACTTTGTGGGCAACGAGCGGACACCGGGATACTCCCCGAGTCACTCAGCAGCGACAACACCCTCAGTGGAGCCGGTCAGGTACACGCAATCCGCCAACAGCACCGGGACCACGTCTTTATCGCCACCACCTGACCCTCTACCGTGTTCCTCGGTCGCCAGCTCGTCTCCGGTCACCGAGTCTCAAACTCAACACCGAGCCGTGAAAAACTCCATAACGACCCCTTGCTCGAGCTCGAACGGAGGCACGCTGCTGCTCAGCCGGGACTGTGTCTCCAAAGCTTCCCCTCTCCAGGAGGAGAAGCCTGCGGGAAGTGCACCGACAACTCCACAAAATGTCACCGACTCGACACAGCCTCAGATATATCCGTGGATGAGAAAACTACATATAAGTCATG ATTTGGCAGGACCAGAGGGGAAGAGAGCCAGGACTGCTTACACCCGGTACCAGACCCTGGAGCTGGAGAAGGAGTTCCACTTCAACCGGTACCTGACCCGCAGGCGGAGGATCGAGATAGCCCATGCCCTCTGCCTCTCAGAGAGACAGATCAAAATCTGGTTTCAGAATCGTAGGATGAAGTGGAAGAAAGACAACAAGCTGAAGAGCATGAGCATGGCGGCTGCAGGCGGGGGAGGCTACAGGCCTTGA
- the hoxa5a gene encoding homeobox protein Hox-A5a isoform X1, with protein MSSYFVNSFCGRYPNGADFQLHNYGDHSTANEQYRDSTAMHSSRYGYGYNGMDLTVGRPGTGHFVGNERTPGYSPSHSAATTPSVEPVRYTQSANSTGTTSLSPPPDPLPCSSVASSSPVTESQTQHRAVKNSITTPCSSSNGGTLLLSRDCVSKASPLQEEKPAGSAPTTPQNVTDSTQPQIYPWMRKLHISHEDLAGPEGKRARTAYTRYQTLELEKEFHFNRYLTRRRRIEIAHALCLSERQIKIWFQNRRMKWKKDNKLKSMSMAAAGGGGYRP; from the exons ATGAGCTCCTATTTTGTGAACTCATTCTGCGGTCGCTATCCCAATGGCGCGGACTTCCAGTTACATAATTATGGAGACCATAGTACGGCAAACGAGCAATATAGAGACTCAACAGCCATGCATTCCAGCAGGTACGGGTATGGCTACAACGGGATGGACCTAACAGTCGGGCGGCCCGGTACCGGACACTTTGTGGGCAACGAGCGGACACCGGGATACTCCCCGAGTCACTCAGCAGCGACAACACCCTCAGTGGAGCCGGTCAGGTACACGCAATCCGCCAACAGCACCGGGACCACGTCTTTATCGCCACCACCTGACCCTCTACCGTGTTCCTCGGTCGCCAGCTCGTCTCCGGTCACCGAGTCTCAAACTCAACACCGAGCCGTGAAAAACTCCATAACGACCCCTTGCTCGAGCTCGAACGGAGGCACGCTGCTGCTCAGCCGGGACTGTGTCTCCAAAGCTTCCCCTCTCCAGGAGGAGAAGCCTGCGGGAAGTGCACCGACAACTCCACAAAATGTCACCGACTCGACACAGCCTCAGATATATCCGTGGATGAGAAAACTACATATAAGTCATG aAGATTTGGCAGGACCAGAGGGGAAGAGAGCCAGGACTGCTTACACCCGGTACCAGACCCTGGAGCTGGAGAAGGAGTTCCACTTCAACCGGTACCTGACCCGCAGGCGGAGGATCGAGATAGCCCATGCCCTCTGCCTCTCAGAGAGACAGATCAAAATCTGGTTTCAGAATCGTAGGATGAAGTGGAAGAAAGACAACAAGCTGAAGAGCATGAGCATGGCGGCTGCAGGCGGGGGAGGCTACAGGCCTTGA